The window TTCGTTTGGAGAAGTTAGATGGTAATTCGTTTCTGGGCGAGCGGCCTAATTGCCGCCGCCCTTGTTGTCGGCATAGTATCGCCGACTCGCAGCGCAAGTAACCGTGGCGCTAATCATCCCGAGGTCAGCGACCGGGACAAAACCGGGACAAGTCAGTGGTCCCAAAACAGCCGAAGCTCGCAAGGCGTTGCTTCACAACACGTTGCGAGCTTCAACAAGTCGCTAGCGGAGAGGACAGGATTCGAACCTGCGGTACGGTTTGACCCGTACACCGGTTTAGCAAACCGGCGCTTTCGACCACTCAGCCACCTCTCCAGGTGGGTATCTGTCTATAACGCCCGACAAACGAACTCAGACGGTTAGACTCTACTCTATCGGCATCGCAACTCGGCTTCCCAAATCGTTTTGGGAATTGAACCCACTCTAATCAGTGCTGCACCCGGTTGCGTTTGCCTGCTGGGTAATTTTTACTGAACTTGCCGTCGACTGCAAGCCGTGCGGGTTACTCCAGCGGTGCGGAATTTGTCATTCTCTGCTCACGGCGGTTCCGAAAATTCGACGAGCAACGGTTGTTCCGCACCACATTCCGCTTGTTGGCCCGGCTCAACCTCCGTTCCCCCACGGCAAAGGCCCCGCGATGAAGTTCCTCACTAGCTCGAAGACACTCCGTGGCTGGCAAAGGTTCGCCGTGGGCGCTCTCGCATGCAGCGCGCTCGGATTTGTGCCGTCGCTCGCCTCCAAAGCCGAAGAAGTCACCGCCAAGGCCGCGGCTCTGGCAGCGGCCGACACCATCACCAAGGATGAGCTCAAGGGCTTTGTCGATGTCCTCGCCGACGACACCTTTGAAGGCCGCGAAGCCGGCAGCCGTGGCGGCCAGGCAGCGGGAAATTATCTCGCCAAAGAATTGAGCGAGTTGAAACTGTCGCCGGCCGGCGATCGGGGGAGCTTCTTTCAAGGCTTTCAAGGAAGCTCACGCAACATTCTGGGAATGATGGAAGGGAGCGACGAAAAGCTGAAGAATGAAGTCATCATCTTCGGCGCTCACTACGACCATGTCGGTTACGGCCGGCCCGGCAATAGCTACGGTCCGTTTGGATACATCCACAACGGCGCCGATGACAACGCCAGCGGCGTGTCGGGGTTGCTCGAAGTCGCCGAAGGAGTGAATCATCTGCCTGTGCGGCCGCGGCGCAGCATTCTGTTTGCGCTGTGGGACGGCGAAGAAGCTGGGCTGATTGGATCGCGGTTTTGGCTCTCCACGCCGACCATCGATCTGCAGCGCGTAAAGCTCAAGATCAATGCCGACATGATCGGCCGGCTGCGAAACAACACGGTCGAGATCTACGGCTCGCGCACTTCGCCTGGCTTGCGGCGGATCATCAGCGAGCAGAATCAGCACGTCGGGCTGAACGTCGATTTCACCTGGAAAATGAAGGAAGACAGCGACCACTGGCCCTTCTTTGCCCGCAGCATTCCGGCCCTCATGTTCCACACCGGTTTGCACGACAACTATCACCGCCCCAGCGACGACGCCCATCTGATCAACGTCGAAGGGATCCGCGAAGTCAGCCGGCTGATGACCCTCACGCTCATCGAGCTCGCCAATGCCGATACCATCGCGCCGTTTCGTGAAGCTTCGAAGCGTGAATCGCCCGAAGTGCAAACGCAGCGAGAACGCCCCGTGCAGCCAAGCCCGCCGCGGTTCGGCGTGAGCTGGCGAATCGTCGAAGGAAGCGCGCCGGTCGTGACCTCGATCACCGCCGGTTCGCAAGCCGATCGGGCTGGTCTGAAAATGGGCGACAAGCTTCATTCGTTCCAAGGCCAGCCGATTCCCGAAGAAAAGCTCTTCCGTCAGCAAATGCTGGCTGCCGAAGGGGAATGCACGTTCGAAATCACTCGCGCCGGAACAGCCGAGCCGCTGACGATCAAAGTCACGCCCATCGGCAACCCGATTCGCGTCGGCATGACCTGGCGTGAAGACGACGGCGAACCCGGCGTGATGCTGGTGACGCAAATCATCCCCGGCTCGGCCGCGGATGTCGGCGGCTTGAAACTCCGCGACCGCGTCTACTCACTGAACGATCACACGTTCGAAACCGGCAAGGATTTTTCCGGACTGCTGTCGACCGCCGAAGCGCCGCTGACGTTCCTCATCGAACGCGCCGGCAAGTTGCAAACGCTCAAGGTGCAGCCCCTCGCCAGCAATCCTCCACCGGCACAGTAGGCTTTCACAACAGTTGTTGCGCCGCCGAAAACAACCGCAACCTGTTTCGGCGAAACGCCTTGCGCCAAACACGTCCAAAAAGCTCACAACAGTCGTCTGTGCTTCGGGTGATCCGGATTTCGTGGCAAAGCCTTGCCAGCCAACAACTTCCGCGCAACATCCGGGAAATTGCACAACAACAACTAACAATAGACTTACAACAACACCCATAAATCATCCACAACTAATCGGTAACTAGTCTCTAAAATCCGAAAATTTCTGGATTATCTCGGAAGCATTCTCACGCCGGGCAAGCGCTAACTGACTTCCGCCTCAAACGGCAGGACCGCCTGAATTTTAGGAACAATCCGGACAACTCCGGTCATCGCCTCAAACTAGCTGCTGACCGGAAATCGTTGCCGCCCAATCCTTTCCATTGACCTGCGCCGATGGGCCGCTGATAATGGGGCCATTGTTGCGGGCTCCGCCAGATCACCGCGGTCTTCGTTCGCGCACTAGGAGATGGTTCTCATGGGATTGTCGCGTGTTTCTCGCCGACAGGTGCTGGCTGGTGCATCGGGGTTGGCGGGTCTGTCGTTGCTGAGTGGTCATCGGTTGTTGAGCCAGGAACAGGCCAAGCCGGAAGAGAAGCCGGCCGAAGAGGTCAAGTCGTTCAACGAGTTCACTCCGCAGAGCGAAAAAGCCGTTCGCCGCGGTGAAGAGTTTCTGATGAAGACCATGCACCGCGATGGCGGTTGCGGTGTCGATGTTGGCCAACCGCAAGACATCGGCTGCTCGGCGATGGTCGGCCTGGCACTCATGGC is drawn from Anatilimnocola floriformis and contains these coding sequences:
- a CDS encoding M28 family peptidase; the encoded protein is MKFLTSSKTLRGWQRFAVGALACSALGFVPSLASKAEEVTAKAAALAAADTITKDELKGFVDVLADDTFEGREAGSRGGQAAGNYLAKELSELKLSPAGDRGSFFQGFQGSSRNILGMMEGSDEKLKNEVIIFGAHYDHVGYGRPGNSYGPFGYIHNGADDNASGVSGLLEVAEGVNHLPVRPRRSILFALWDGEEAGLIGSRFWLSTPTIDLQRVKLKINADMIGRLRNNTVEIYGSRTSPGLRRIISEQNQHVGLNVDFTWKMKEDSDHWPFFARSIPALMFHTGLHDNYHRPSDDAHLINVEGIREVSRLMTLTLIELANADTIAPFREASKRESPEVQTQRERPVQPSPPRFGVSWRIVEGSAPVVTSITAGSQADRAGLKMGDKLHSFQGQPIPEEKLFRQQMLAAEGECTFEITRAGTAEPLTIKVTPIGNPIRVGMTWREDDGEPGVMLVTQIIPGSAADVGGLKLRDRVYSLNDHTFETGKDFSGLLSTAEAPLTFLIERAGKLQTLKVQPLASNPPPAQ